The Paenibacillus yonginensis genome segment TCTACAAACCAGCGGATATAATTCGGGTCCCACTCAACGCTATATACATGATACTGCGAGAAATCGAGGTTGCCGGAGGTTCTGCCGTAATCAGCTTGTCCATTGGCATCCCAGTGAACGGTTCCGTTTACAGAAGCGTTGTTGTTGACCCGCTCCATAATGTCGATCTCACCGCTTTTTGGCCAGCCAACCGTGTCAATATTGGAGCCGAGCATCCAGAAGGCAGGCCATAACCCTTGTCCGGAAGGCAGCTTGATGCGGGCTTCGATTTTCCCGTAAGTAAAACTCTTGAGTCCCTGCGTTTTGATCCGGGCCGAAGTATAGTTCATGCCGCCGTATGCTTCCTTCTGAGCGGTGATGACCAGATTACCGCCTGTCACCTTCAGATTCTGAGGCCGATCCGTATAATACTCAAGCTCATTATTCCCCCATCCGCCGCTGCCGGTCCCGATCTCCGCCTTCCAGTTATTCGTATTAAGAGAAGTTCCGTCAAACTCATCGCTCCACACGAGATTCCATTCCCCCGCCGCATTAGCGCTAGTAAGTGGAGTCAGTGCGATCAGGAGTGCAAACACGGTCAACAGACTGAGCCATTTTCCAGGTTTTCGCATCATTCCATAGCCTCCTCTTTGATTTAAGCTTCCTACCCTGTCCTGCCAAACGGCAGTCAGGAAACCTCCGAACAACATCCGGCCCCGGGCCGAGCAACCACCTCGTTTCATAGAGGATTTCATCAGATGACACGCTGTCTCCAGGCGTAATCCGATCTGAGGAAGGAGCCTCCTAAAGCCTATTAAGGACTCCAACCCGTCTTCAGGAGCAGGATCATTTATGGAAAAATAACCCTTATCCCTCCTTTATTATAAAGCGCTTACATAAGGAAATGCAACCATTTTTTACTAGATTACGGAGGGTATTACGTTCCTTTCGCTGCAAGCCGCTGATCGGCCACCGCACCGTTTACATCCATAAAAAAACAGCTCCCGCACGAGGCGAGGGCCGTTTCTTCCGCTCTATTAAAAATAGCTCTTACCGGTCAAAATATTACTGGTTCTCCAGCTCTTCCTTGCTAACCAACGTGACTAAAGCGTTTGCAGCCTGTTCGGCATCCGCGCCTTCGGCACTAATGTAAATTTCAGTTCCTGTACTGATCGCAAGGCTCATGATCCCCATGATACTCTTGGCGTTCACTTTCTTGTCGTCCTTCTCCACGAAGATCTCGGACGAATATTTATTCGCTTCCTGTACGAAAAGCGCAGCCGGCCGGGCGTGGAGCCCTGTCTTCAAACGGACAGTTACCGGTTGTTTGATCATGGAAACTTACCCCCTCTTCAAATCATTCCGCATAGTATGGTCATTTTAATAAAATTAGTATACCATACTAAACTCGCTGCAAACCAGCCTTTAGCCCTGCCGAATTTTATCGGCCATTTCATCAATCTTCCGCAAACGGTGATTCACGCCGGATTTGCTGACTCCACCCTTAAGCAGCTCGCCTACTTCCTTAAGGTTCATATCCGGATAAGCCAGCCTTACCTCAGCAACTTCACGCAGCTTATCTGGTAGATTATCAAGGCCAATCTCACGCTGCAGCAGTTTGATATTTTCAATCTGGCGCACGGCCGCTCCAATCGTTTTGTTCAGATTGGCCGTTTCGCAGTTGACGATTCGGTTGACGGAATTCCGCATATCCCGCATGATCCGGACGTCCTCGAACTTGAACAAAGCTTGATGCGCCCCGATCAGGCTTAGAAACTCGATGATCTTCTCGCCTTCCTTGATGTAGAAAATAAAGCCTTTCTTCCGCTCAATGCACCGGGCGTTCAGATGAAACTCCGCTGCAAGGTCGACCAGCGCCTGGCAGTGCTCCTCATACATGGAGGCGATCTCCAGATGGTACGAGGAACCCTCCGGGTTGTTGACGGATCCTCCCGCAAGGAAAGCTCCGCGCAAATAGGCTCCCTTACAGCAGTCGTTCTGGATCAGCTCCGGATGGATTTCGTCCATGAACATAAATCCCTCCGAAACGATCTTCAGCTCTTTCAGTATTTCCTGAACGCGGGCCGGAATACGGACAATGTATACATTATTTTTCTTAAGCCGCATCTTCTTTCGAACGAGCAGCTCGGTATGCACATCAAAATGCTTTTTGATCAAAGAGTAAATCCGCCTCGCGATCGCGGCATTTTCCGTCGAGATATCCAAAATGACTTTCTTGTTCGAAACCGATACCGCGCCGTTCATCCGAATCAGGGCCGAAAGCTCGGCCTGTTCGCAGCAGGAATCCGCCTCGACCATGGTCAGTTCTTTTTTGGTTTGTGCCGCAAAGGACAAGGGACTCACCTCTTTCTTAACATCCAGTTTTGGACCAGGGACCAAATATGCTCGCTTAGTTTATCCGCATCGTGACGTAAATAACGGCGGAACAGCACGAGCGTATCGGCAATCACCTTATAACCTCTGCTGGTCAGCACATCATAGTCAAGCTGAACGGGTTTGGCGCCTTTCTCGGCATAAACATCCTGAACATGAAGCGGGATTTCCCCATCGTTCACAATGACATAATCGATCAAATGATGGCCTACATGCTCATAAACGGCCTGCAAATGGTCGCTGACCGTATACCCGTCGGTTTCGCCGGGCTGGGTCATGACGTTGCAGACAAATATTTTAATCGCCTGCGTATTGTTAAGCACCGCCTCAGCCAGCTTGGGGACAAGCAGATTCGGCAAAATACTCGTATACAGGCTGCCGGGACCAATCAGGATCGCATCCGCTTCCCTGATTGCCTGGACAGCCTCAGGCAACGGCTCCACCTGTTCCGGCTCGAGGAAAAGGCGTTTGATCCTCCCCTTCGCCTCCGGAATCTTGGACTCGCCGGTTACGATACTTCCGTCCTCCATCTCGGCATGAAGAATAACAGCCTGATCCGCGGCGGGCAGCACGCGCCCGCGAACAGCAAAGACACGGCTAAGCTCCCGCACAGCCGTCACAAAATCACCTGAAATATCGGTGATCGCCGCCAAAATCAGATTGCCGAGGCTATGCCCGGCCAGCCCTCCCGACCCTGCCGGAAATCGATAGCTGATCATATCGGACATCAGCGGTTCGACATCGGCAAGCGCTGTTAAGACATTACGAATGTCGCCTGGCGGCGGCATCTGCAGTTCATTTCTCAGAATGCCTGAGCTGCCGCCGTCATCGGCTACAGTCACGATAGCCGTAATATCGAGCGGCTTCTGCTTCAGCCCCCGCAGCATGACGGACAATCCAGTTCCGCCGCCCATCACCACAATGCGCGGCTTTCTTCCTTCGGAAGGCTGTTTACTCAATGTTGTTCACCTCTTAGGAACGGTCCCGGTCCGAATCACGGTGACTGACACGCACCGTCTCCGTTTCACTCGTACCCAGCATCCGTCCCAAATATTCGGCAATAGCCACCGAGCGGTGTTTGCCGCCCGTACAGCCAATGCCAATAATGACCTGGCTTTTTCCTTCTTTGTGATACTGAGGGATCAGAAAATGCAGCATATCCATCAGCTTGGTCAGAAACGATTGGGTCTCCGGCCACTTCATAACATATTCATATACATCGCTGTCTTGTCCCGTGTGTGGACGAAGCTGCTCGATATAGTGAGGGTTGGGCAGGAACCGCACGTCAAACACCAGGTCTGCATCAATCGGAATTCCGTATTTGAAGCCAAAGGAAGTAATATTAACCGAAAGGTTGCTGCTCTCCAAATGAGAGAACCGGGAAATAATCTTCTCGCGCAGCTGCGCAGGCTTCATGTTGGAAGTATCCAGCACCTGGGTCGCGGAAAGCTTCAGCTCGTCCAGCATCTTGCGCTCCAGCCGGATCCCGTCGAGCGGCATCCCCTGCGGGGCAAGCGGATGGCGGCGGCGGCTTTCCTTGTACCGCTGAACCAGTACGGAGTCGGTCGCATCCAGGAACAGAATTTCCGAATGGATTGTGAAGTGGTCCTTGATAAAGTTGAGCGATTCCGACAGCGCCGTAAAGAATTCACGGCCCCGAAGGTCGATGACGAGAGCCACCTTGGCTATTTTACCGTTGGACTGTTCGATCAGCTCCGCGAATTTCGGGATCAGCACAGGGGGCAGGTTGTCCACGCAGAAGAAGCCCAGATCCTCCAGGCTTTTGACGGCAACCGACTTCCCCGCTCCCGACATCCCGGTAATAATAATCAAATTGGCTAAAGAAGTATGTTC includes the following:
- a CDS encoding HPr family phosphocarrier protein; protein product: MIKQPVTVRLKTGLHARPAALFVQEANKYSSEIFVEKDDKKVNAKSIMGIMSLAISTGTEIYISAEGADAEQAANALVTLVSKEELENQ
- a CDS encoding gluconeogenesis factor YvcK family protein — encoded protein: MGGGTGLSVMLRGLKQKPLDITAIVTVADDGGSSGILRNELQMPPPGDIRNVLTALADVEPLMSDMISYRFPAGSGGLAGHSLGNLILAAITDISGDFVTAVRELSRVFAVRGRVLPAADQAVILHAEMEDGSIVTGESKIPEAKGRIKRLFLEPEQVEPLPEAVQAIREADAILIGPGSLYTSILPNLLVPKLAEAVLNNTQAIKIFVCNVMTQPGETDGYTVSDHLQAVYEHVGHHLIDYVIVNDGEIPLHVQDVYAEKGAKPVQLDYDVLTSRGYKVIADTLVLFRRYLRHDADKLSEHIWSLVQNWMLRKR
- the rapZ gene encoding RNase adapter RapZ; amino-acid sequence: MPDQEHTSLANLIIITGMSGAGKSVAVKSLEDLGFFCVDNLPPVLIPKFAELIEQSNGKIAKVALVIDLRGREFFTALSESLNFIKDHFTIHSEILFLDATDSVLVQRYKESRRRHPLAPQGMPLDGIRLERKMLDELKLSATQVLDTSNMKPAQLREKIISRFSHLESSNLSVNITSFGFKYGIPIDADLVFDVRFLPNPHYIEQLRPHTGQDSDVYEYVMKWPETQSFLTKLMDMLHFLIPQYHKEGKSQVIIGIGCTGGKHRSVAIAEYLGRMLGTSETETVRVSHRDSDRDRS
- the whiA gene encoding DNA-binding protein WhiA, which translates into the protein MSFAAQTKKELTMVEADSCCEQAELSALIRMNGAVSVSNKKVILDISTENAAIARRIYSLIKKHFDVHTELLVRKKMRLKKNNVYIVRIPARVQEILKELKIVSEGFMFMDEIHPELIQNDCCKGAYLRGAFLAGGSVNNPEGSSYHLEIASMYEEHCQALVDLAAEFHLNARCIERKKGFIFYIKEGEKIIEFLSLIGAHQALFKFEDVRIMRDMRNSVNRIVNCETANLNKTIGAAVRQIENIKLLQREIGLDNLPDKLREVAEVRLAYPDMNLKEVGELLKGGVSKSGVNHRLRKIDEMADKIRQG